Proteins from a single region of Mycoplasma leachii PG50:
- a CDS encoding single-stranded DNA-binding protein: MNRVNLVGRITRDLELRVAKNGSKFVFFTVAVSEYSSREEKTNFIPCSAFDRTAENMVKFLSKGSLISVEGRITTRNNQTPDGRFETIVNVLAERVNFLEPAKSRNALMTEENDNLSPSQHTQENNDSSFDDLVVSDDDELSILWE; encoded by the coding sequence ATGAATAGAGTAAATTTGGTAGGTAGAATTACACGAGATTTAGAACTAAGAGTAGCAAAAAATGGATCTAAATTTGTATTTTTTACAGTTGCTGTTTCTGAATATTCAAGCAGAGAAGAAAAGACTAATTTTATACCTTGTTCTGCATTTGATAGAACTGCTGAAAATATGGTTAAATTTTTATCAAAAGGTAGTTTAATTTCAGTTGAAGGAAGAATTACAACCAGAAATAATCAAACACCTGATGGTAGATTTGAAACTATTGTAAATGTACTAGCTGAAAGAGTTAATTTCTTAGAACCAGCTAAAAGCAGAAATGCTTTAATGACTGAAGAAAACGATAATTTATCACCTAGCCAACATACTCAAGAAAATAATGATTCATCATTTGATGACTTAGTAGTTTCTGATGATGATGAACTTTCAATTTTATGAGAATAA
- the rpsR gene encoding 30S ribosomal protein S18, giving the protein MQVKKIKKRKKVNFFQKNNIKYIDYKDVELLKKFISPNGQILPRRITGTSPKDQRQLALAIKRARQMALLPYVIE; this is encoded by the coding sequence ATGCAAGTTAAAAAAATTAAAAAAAGAAAAAAAGTTAATTTCTTTCAAAAAAATAACATTAAATATATAGACTATAAAGATGTTGAATTACTAAAAAAATTCATTTCACCTAATGGTCAAATTTTACCAAGAAGAATTACAGGAACTTCTCCAAAAGATCAAAGACAATTGGCTTTAGCAATTAAAAGAGCTCGTCAAATGGCTTTATTACCATATGTAATTGAATAG
- a CDS encoding RNA-binding domain-containing protein: MFSRESEKIEFKKSTAELKEAVISLCAMLNKSNGGTVYFGIKNDGTIIGQQIGKTTTADIVNEIKNYIKPNVYPDIKVLEENGVSYISVEVHGTERPYSAYRKYYIRVDDQDQVVDNNELRKLFLTNEFTNFNWEKLATKYGEEEVDEKLLISYIRKANELGKINFIFKSIKETLIKLELMENDKLNNAGYYLFSKNKPITIKLGKFLTDEKITLIDNIRFKGNIFECINKSIEYIINNINQVYVYKDLRRVPEPEIPIKAIREIVVNSFVHMRITNGDYNEISIFPSEVRIYNPGHFPLNTTPLNFAEGKLSSKLTNPLIATTLYKNNLVENFGTGFQTVFNLCNSENIKYSYDISNFGFTFSFYRRKTDDEFLNVQDNIKNINNESSTKTKSQTLLLTSLEEEILNYCNRNGKISSLTELADEFDMAWITMQRTVSKLVKKNILKRVGSNKIGYWVRIEK; the protein is encoded by the coding sequence ATGTTTAGTAGAGAAAGTGAAAAGATAGAGTTTAAAAAAAGTACAGCTGAATTAAAAGAAGCAGTAATTTCATTATGTGCAATGTTAAATAAAAGTAATGGTGGAACTGTTTATTTTGGAATCAAAAATGATGGAACAATTATTGGACAACAAATTGGAAAAACAACAACAGCTGATATTGTAAATGAAATAAAAAATTATATTAAACCAAATGTCTATCCAGATATTAAAGTTTTAGAAGAAAATGGTGTAAGTTATATATCTGTTGAAGTTCATGGTACTGAAAGACCGTACTCAGCATATAGAAAATATTACATAAGAGTTGATGATCAAGATCAAGTTGTTGATAATAATGAACTTAGAAAATTATTTTTAACTAATGAATTTACTAACTTTAATTGAGAAAAACTAGCAACAAAATATGGTGAAGAAGAAGTTGATGAAAAATTATTAATAAGTTATATAAGAAAAGCAAATGAACTAGGAAAGATTAACTTTATTTTTAAAAGTATTAAAGAAACTTTAATAAAGTTAGAATTAATGGAAAATGATAAATTAAATAATGCCGGTTATTATCTATTTTCAAAAAATAAACCAATAACTATAAAATTAGGTAAGTTTTTAACAGATGAAAAAATAACACTTATTGATAATATTAGATTTAAAGGAAATATCTTTGAATGTATCAATAAGTCTATTGAATATATAATTAATAACATTAATCAAGTGTATGTTTATAAAGATTTAAGAAGAGTACCAGAACCAGAAATACCAATTAAAGCTATTCGTGAAATTGTAGTAAATAGTTTTGTTCATATGAGAATAACTAATGGTGATTATAATGAAATATCGATTTTCCCAAGTGAAGTAAGAATTTATAATCCAGGACATTTCCCATTAAACACTACCCCTTTAAACTTTGCTGAAGGTAAGCTTTCATCTAAATTGACAAATCCACTTATAGCAACTACTTTATATAAGAACAATCTTGTTGAAAATTTTGGAACTGGATTTCAAACCGTGTTTAATTTATGTAATAGCGAAAATATAAAATACTCATATGATATTTCTAATTTTGGGTTTACTTTTAGTTTTTATAGAAGAAAAACAGATGATGAATTTTTAAATGTCCAAGATAATATTAAAAATATAAATAATGAATCTAGTACAAAAACCAAATCACAAACTTTATTACTAACTTCTTTAGAAGAAGAAATTTTAAATTATTGCAATAGAAATGGAAAAATTTCATCATTAACAGAACTTGCAGATGAGTTTGATATGGCTTGAATAACAATGCAAAGAACAGTTAGTAAATTAGTTAAGAAAAATATTTTAAAAAGAGTTGGTTCTAATAAGATAGGTTATTGAGTACGCATTGAAAAATAG
- a CDS encoding MurR/RpiR family transcriptional regulator — protein sequence MAINLLTKIKDFIKTDCSQDYKNIGTYLLKNYTNIKNLTITAISKECNTSPNKITRFAEKLNLKGFNELKFRLNDISNSIIIDNELIPISSRIDDKAKFYNDYFEILLNSIKQQQINLKTQSINEIVNLINKANKIYLFAFNLSYNVSKNFIQRLRWYQKEAISESDYISIKTYLNIIKPDDLVILITISGENEYIKKIAESLNKKVKIIGIGPKQSSMISLFDKYLYFETDESELWSINSIKAQLVIQLLDFVYVKWLKSTKRK from the coding sequence ATGGCAATAAATTTATTAACAAAAATTAAAGATTTTATTAAAACAGATTGCAGTCAAGATTACAAAAATATTGGTACTTATTTATTAAAAAACTATACTAATATTAAGAATTTAACAATTACAGCAATTTCTAAAGAATGTAATACAAGTCCTAATAAAATTACAAGATTTGCTGAAAAGCTTAACTTAAAAGGTTTTAATGAATTAAAGTTCAGATTAAATGATATTTCAAATTCAATCATTATAGATAATGAATTAATTCCAATTAGTTCAAGAATTGATGATAAAGCAAAATTTTATAACGATTATTTTGAAATACTTTTAAACTCAATTAAACAACAACAAATTAATTTAAAAACTCAATCAATTAATGAAATTGTAAATTTAATTAATAAAGCTAATAAAATTTATTTATTTGCTTTTAATCTTTCATATAATGTTTCAAAAAATTTTATTCAACGTTTACGTTGGTATCAAAAAGAAGCAATTAGTGAATCAGATTATATTTCTATAAAAACTTATTTAAATATTATAAAACCTGATGATTTAGTAATTTTAATTACAATATCTGGTGAAAATGAATATATTAAAAAGATTGCTGAATCATTAAATAAAAAAGTAAAAATTATAGGAATTGGTCCAAAACAAAGTTCAATGATTAGTTTATTTGATAAATATTTATATTTTGAAACTGATGAATCAGAGTTGTGAAGTATTAATTCAATTAAAGCTCAGCTTGTTATTCAATTACTAGATTTTGTTTATGTTAAATGATTAAAAAGCACTAAAAGAAAATAG
- a CDS encoding cold-shock protein, which produces MSTGIVKWFNDEKGFGFITNDSDNKDVFVYFANINVNGYKTLEQGQKVSYELNKGIKGLEAFNVSITK; this is translated from the coding sequence ATGAGTACTGGTATAGTTAAATGATTTAATGATGAAAAAGGTTTTGGTTTCATAACAAATGATTCTGATAATAAAGATGTTTTTGTTTATTTTGCAAATATTAATGTAAATGGTTATAAAACTTTAGAACAAGGTCAAAAAGTAAGTTATGAATTAAATAAGGGTATAAAGGGACTAGAAGCATTTAATGTTTCAATCACTAAATAG
- a CDS encoding PTS transporter subunit EIIC has protein sequence MDSKIQITHKEWANKFKLKIQKTGSFMAGMIMPSIGILLAWGLWTAMFLYDFDHNKKLGWFDAPMLGRLVEPGIKWLLPILIAFNGGRLVYGLRGGMIATFIIVATITGTDYIYGHYILQKVGDKWVHPGSPNQFIGAMIVGPLSALFLKKVEKLYLHKINPGLEMLVKNFGLAIYAIVLGLGLFWSWGWIMWGITFVMISIIKLFGDNKWVAPLLGFFTEPIKVSFLNNALNHGVLGPIGYNEIQIQRSNGVANPRSIFFLYDPNPGPGLGLLLAYIIFTKKEDRYNATASSLIHTIGGIHEVYFVFIIKKPKMLLATMLGVVGAQFITSYLGGGTIGTPSPGSLISLIALSNGTYALLINLLAFVVGTLIAFGISVLLLLKDKKHLQTESKQGFKITDEGIEFSNNKNYEEKINNSDIKKIVVACEAGVGSSAMAAGLIRKWVNHNNYDIQVTNLAVKDLQDEYDIVITMKSFKDFAQQKAPSAYIYPVEQFIGKNIYDDLYKMIKNKQEVREEK, from the coding sequence ATGGATTCAAAAATTCAGATTACTCATAAAGAATGAGCAAATAAATTTAAGCTTAAAATTCAAAAAACTGGTTCTTTTATGGCTGGAATGATTATGCCATCAATTGGTATTTTACTAGCTTGAGGGTTATGAACAGCTATGTTCTTATATGATTTTGATCATAATAAAAAACTAGGTTGATTTGATGCTCCAATGTTAGGTAGATTAGTTGAACCAGGAATTAAGTGACTTTTACCAATATTAATTGCATTTAATGGTGGAAGATTAGTTTATGGATTAAGAGGTGGGATGATAGCAACCTTTATTATTGTTGCTACAATCACAGGTACTGATTATATTTATGGACACTACATTTTACAAAAAGTAGGAGATAAGTGAGTTCATCCTGGTTCACCAAATCAATTTATTGGTGCTATGATAGTTGGACCATTATCAGCATTATTTTTAAAAAAAGTAGAAAAATTATATTTACATAAAATTAATCCAGGTTTAGAAATGTTAGTTAAAAACTTTGGATTAGCAATTTATGCTATAGTATTAGGTTTAGGTTTATTTTGAAGTTGAGGTTGAATAATGTGAGGAATCACTTTTGTAATGATCTCAATTATTAAGTTGTTTGGAGATAATAAATGAGTTGCTCCTTTATTAGGTTTTTTTACTGAACCAATTAAAGTATCATTTTTAAATAACGCTTTAAATCATGGTGTTTTAGGACCTATTGGTTATAATGAAATTCAGATTCAAAGATCTAATGGAGTTGCAAACCCTAGATCAATCTTTTTCTTATATGATCCAAATCCTGGTCCTGGTTTAGGTTTGTTACTAGCTTATATTATTTTTACTAAAAAAGAAGATAGATATAATGCAACAGCTAGTTCATTAATTCATACAATTGGTGGAATTCATGAAGTATATTTTGTATTTATTATTAAAAAACCAAAAATGTTATTAGCAACAATGTTAGGAGTGGTTGGTGCACAATTTATTACTTCTTATTTAGGAGGAGGAACTATTGGAACTCCAAGTCCAGGTAGTTTGATTTCACTAATTGCTTTATCTAATGGAACATATGCGTTATTAATTAATTTATTGGCATTTGTTGTTGGTACATTAATAGCATTTGGAATTAGTGTTTTATTATTATTAAAAGATAAAAAACATTTACAAACAGAATCAAAACAAGGATTTAAGATAACTGATGAAGGGATTGAATTTTCTAATAATAAAAATTATGAAGAAAAAATAAATAATAGTGATATTAAAAAAATTGTTGTTGCTTGTGAAGCAGGAGTAGGTTCATCTGCAATGGCTGCTGGTTTAATTAGAAAATGAGTTAATCATAATAACTATGATATTCAAGTTACAAATTTAGCTGTTAAAGATTTACAAGATGAATATGATATTGTTATAACTATGAAAAGTTTTAAAGATTTTGCACAACAAAAAGCACCAAGTGCTTATATATATCCTGTAGAACAATTCATTGGCAAAAACATATATGATGATTTATATAAAATGATAAAAAATAAACAAGAAGTCAGAGAAGAAAAATAA
- a CDS encoding PTS sugar transporter subunit IIA produces the protein MLETKNIYLNKTFNSKQECLDHLKELLKQENVSLEYIDSINKRQEACSFNIGSKIAIPHGTYEGMLSLKNSLIIVIHLQKPLIWDDSEVQLIIGLALKQEDQIDMLENIAINAMNDDLFNDLLKNLTIDKVISFCTKQ, from the coding sequence ATGTTAGAAACTAAAAACATATATTTAAATAAAACATTCAATTCAAAACAAGAATGTCTAGATCATTTAAAAGAACTTTTAAAACAAGAAAATGTTAGTTTAGAATATATTGATTCAATCAATAAAAGACAAGAAGCTTGTTCTTTTAACATTGGAAGTAAAATAGCAATTCCTCATGGAACTTATGAAGGTATGTTGAGTTTAAAAAACTCTTTAATCATTGTTATACACTTGCAAAAACCACTTATTTGAGATGATTCTGAAGTACAATTAATTATAGGTTTAGCATTAAAACAAGAAGATCAAATTGATATGTTAGAAAATATCGCAATTAATGCTATGAATGATGATTTATTTAATGACTTATTAAAAAATCTAACAATAGATAAAGTTATAAGTTTTTGTACAAAACAATAA
- the rpsF gene encoding 30S ribosomal protein S6, which yields MIKKYEVMYILDQDLKDTKELVAKLDGILSEGGQILESNDLGLLDFTYEINHKKKGFYHIVIVQATTQAIKEFERIAKIDKNVVRTLVLNTENIQNYEQSVVLSKTDMTKFEEEQREKKNFRKPFIKREEAATKESK from the coding sequence ATGATTAAAAAATATGAAGTGATGTACATTTTAGATCAAGATCTAAAAGATACAAAAGAACTAGTGGCAAAATTAGATGGCATTTTATCTGAAGGTGGGCAAATCTTAGAATCTAATGATTTAGGTTTATTAGATTTTACTTATGAAATTAATCATAAGAAAAAAGGTTTTTATCACATAGTTATTGTTCAAGCAACTACTCAAGCAATTAAAGAATTTGAGCGTATTGCTAAAATTGATAAAAATGTTGTTAGAACTTTAGTTTTAAATACAGAAAATATTCAAAACTATGAACAATCAGTTGTTTTATCAAAAACAGATATGACTAAATTTGAAGAAGAACAACGTGAAAAGAAAAACTTCAGAAAACCATTTATCAAAAGAGAAGAAGCTGCAACTAAAGAAAGCAAATAA
- the srlD gene encoding sorbitol-6-phosphate dehydrogenase, whose amino-acid sequence MKKVAIIAGGAKSLGKFLALALDKNNYQVIVLDVNKQKLDELKLENNQIDTFVCDLTNEIDVINVFNEIENKYKTINTLVYNAGWAKSAKITSFEYQEFITSLKINLDGYFLTAKQAAKIMIKNNTKGNIIQINSKSGRVGSKYNSGYSAAKFGGVGLTQSLALDLAEHNIRVNSLMLGNLLDSEMFESLIPQYAKKLNIKESEVKQYYINKVPLKRGCSFEDVLNVLLFYISDKASYCTGQSINITGGQVM is encoded by the coding sequence ATGAAAAAAGTAGCTATTATTGCAGGAGGAGCTAAAAGTTTAGGTAAATTTTTAGCTTTAGCTTTAGATAAAAATAATTATCAAGTAATTGTTTTAGATGTTAATAAACAAAAACTAGATGAATTAAAATTAGAAAATAATCAAATAGATACTTTTGTATGTGATTTAACTAATGAAATTGATGTAATTAATGTATTTAACGAAATCGAAAATAAATACAAAACAATAAATACACTAGTTTATAATGCAGGATGAGCAAAATCAGCAAAAATTACTTCATTTGAATATCAAGAATTTATTACAAGTTTAAAAATTAATTTAGATGGATATTTTTTAACAGCAAAACAAGCAGCAAAAATAATGATTAAAAATAATACAAAAGGTAATATAATTCAAATTAATTCAAAATCAGGAAGAGTTGGTTCTAAATATAATTCAGGTTATTCAGCAGCTAAATTTGGTGGAGTTGGATTAACTCAAAGTCTTGCTTTAGATTTAGCTGAACATAATATTAGAGTTAACTCACTAATGTTAGGTAATCTTTTAGATTCAGAAATGTTTGAAAGTCTGATTCCACAATATGCTAAAAAACTAAATATCAAAGAATCAGAAGTTAAACAATACTATATTAATAAAGTTCCTTTAAAAAGAGGATGTAGTTTTGAAGATGTTTTAAATGTTTTATTATTTTATATTTCAGATAAAGCTAGTTATTGTACAGGTCAATCTATTAACATTACAGGAGGTCAAGTAATGTAA
- a CDS encoding mannitol dehydrogenase family protein → MNLIHFGAGNIGCGFIAPILSSIVDHIYFVDNNIDIVNKINTQKLIKIHTSDNKKISITNISSWLLTDFINYKNTWNEVSLLTISIGIKNLKHIIYYVNQLINYKIKNNQKLIIMCCENGIRVSSLFKSYFSNLNNNIYFVDVLVDRIVSNKNILNDYLECENYYLWVVDKTQWPSDFKQIPNLTYTTSFDIQIIKKIYMLNALHCSIAWFVFKNFSFNKYLYVYQALKNDKVIEFINNYLNEVILVLNHKYNISLNELNDYKIQIIKRLNNSFIKDDLKRLVRNTELKLSKNERILTILDYAKVSNLKHDTLLLSYQNGLEYLKNNK, encoded by the coding sequence ATGAATTTAATTCACTTTGGAGCAGGAAATATCGGTTGTGGTTTTATTGCTCCAATTTTAAGCTCTATTGTTGATCATATTTATTTTGTTGATAACAATATTGATATTGTTAATAAAATAAATACTCAGAAATTAATTAAAATACATACTTCAGATAATAAAAAAATAAGTATAACTAACATTTCATCTTGACTATTAACTGATTTTATAAATTATAAAAATACTTGAAATGAAGTTAGTTTATTAACTATTTCAATTGGAATTAAAAACTTAAAACATATTATTTATTATGTTAATCAATTAATAAATTATAAGATCAAAAATAATCAAAAACTAATTATTATGTGCTGTGAAAATGGGATTAGAGTTAGTAGCTTATTTAAGTCTTATTTTTCTAATTTAAACAATAATATTTATTTTGTTGATGTTTTAGTTGATAGGATAGTTAGTAATAAAAACATTTTAAATGATTATTTAGAATGTGAAAATTATTATTTATGAGTTGTTGATAAAACTCAGTGACCAAGTGATTTTAAACAAATACCTAACTTAACTTATACAACTAGTTTTGATATACAAATAATTAAAAAGATTTATATGTTAAATGCTTTGCATTGTTCTATAGCTTGGTTTGTTTTTAAAAACTTTAGTTTTAACAAGTATTTATATGTTTATCAAGCTTTAAAGAATGATAAAGTAATTGAATTTATTAATAACTATTTAAATGAAGTAATTTTAGTTTTAAATCATAAATATAATATTAGTTTAAATGAATTAAATGATTATAAGATTCAAATAATTAAAAGATTGAATAATAGTTTTATAAAAGATGATCTTAAAAGATTAGTTAGAAATACTGAATTAAAACTAAGTAAAAATGAAAGAATTTTAACTATTTTAGATTATGCTAAAGTTAGTAATTTAAAACACGACACACTTTTATTAAGCTATCAAAACGGATTAGAATATTTAAAGAATAATAAATAG